A window from Peromyscus eremicus chromosome 1, PerEre_H2_v1, whole genome shotgun sequence encodes these proteins:
- the Gvqw3 gene encoding LOW QUALITY PROTEIN: protein GVQW3 (The sequence of the model RefSeq protein was modified relative to this genomic sequence to represent the inferred CDS: inserted 1 base in 1 codon; deleted 1 base in 1 codon), whose amino-acid sequence MSDRCLEQKISIKFCVKLNKSASKTHHLLKVYGDEVVSRARVFDGHKRFKVRQGDVRHDARSGRPVTHRTDENIQKFKDLVYSNRQLTVRMMAEELNLDKETARLILKENLTMRKXSAKVIASVLKNEPKLKKFVFPHDHSKKIMKPSLYVREKITNSETWSHLQQKAGGEMSLPLSNPRIHPLASQLLQGPSSASIPTRVARNWFTSW is encoded by the exons ATGAGTGATCGCTGTTTAGAACAAAAGATTAGTATCAAGTTTTGCGTGAAATTGAACAAGTCTGCAAGTAAGACCCACCATCTTTTGAAAGTCTACGGTGACGAAGTGGTGTCGAGAGCTCGAGTTTTTGACGGGCACAAAAGGTTTAAAGTAAGGCAGGGAGATGTCCGACATGATGCACGAAGTGGTCGTCCAGTCACCCACAGGACGGATGAAAATATCCAGAAGTTCAAGGACTTGGTTTATTCAAACAGGCAGTTAACGGTGAGAATGATGGCTGAAGAATTAAATTTAGATAAAGAAACCGCTAGACTCATTCTGAAAGAAAACCTGACCATGAGAA AGTCTGCCAAGGTTATAGCGAGTGTTTTGAAGAATGAGCCTAAA TTAAAGAAATTTGTATTCCCACATGACCATTCAAAGAAAATTATGAAACCTAGCTTGTATGTGAGGGAAAAGATAACAAATTCTGAAACGTGGAGTCATTTGCAGCAGAAAGCTGGTGGGGaaatgtctctgcctctgtcaaaTCCCAGAATCCACCCCCTTGCCAGCCAGCTTCTTCAGGGGCCATCCTCAGCAAGCATTCCCACTAGGGTTGCTCGGAATTGGTTCACATCCTGGTGA